Proteins from one Haloarchaeobius litoreus genomic window:
- a CDS encoding DUF7111 family protein, producing the protein MSDDTATSDGITARYEETETERVLSFERDGATAVVAQNVDGYAMLKVRPTADGDELERYYGFDMALDHVAELLDVSPHDLPIPGAAEDLGM; encoded by the coding sequence ATGAGCGACGACACGGCGACGAGCGATGGCATCACGGCCCGGTACGAGGAGACCGAGACCGAGCGCGTCCTGTCGTTCGAGCGCGACGGCGCGACGGCGGTGGTGGCACAGAACGTCGACGGCTACGCGATGCTGAAGGTGCGACCGACGGCGGACGGCGACGAGCTGGAGCGCTACTACGGCTTCGACATGGCGCTGGACCACGTGGCGGAGCTGCTCGATGTCTCGCCGCACGACCTGCCGATCCCGGGGGCCGCCGAAGACCTGGGGATGTGA
- a CDS encoding DNA-directed RNA polymerase subunit P encodes MSYKCSRCKRDVTLDEYGGVRCPYCGHRVLLKERSTDIKDVDVR; translated from the coding sequence ATGAGCTACAAGTGCTCGCGCTGCAAGCGTGACGTGACGCTCGACGAGTACGGCGGCGTCCGCTGTCCCTACTGCGGGCACCGCGTCCTGCTGAAGGAGCGTAGCACCGACATCAAGGACGTCGACGTGCGGTAG
- a CDS encoding phytoene/squalene synthase family protein → MNEEQAEYPVDDDLAWCYEAVQGVSRTFAITIEELEEPTARHICLGYLLCRVADTVEDAGHIPPAEKADLLRLYADVLDADEPATADEFRSAVDEWLPQKLDDDWTVVAESPRVVRTYRRLPPEAKEAILPPVLELTNGMAEFVERHAESGGLRIQTLDELEEYCWYVAGTVGSLVTGLVTRGTTDTRESRLRENARSFGLLLQLVNVAKDVSDDYHEENNVYLPAEWLESEGVDRDAVCDPENEEAVATVIERVVDHASGYLDDTQTYLEALPERRGNTLSAWGIPYLLAVATLRELRERPADVVREGGVKVSRMEVIAIIRWFREGGDRQALERVRQTIEQKPLHEADLS, encoded by the coding sequence ATGAACGAGGAACAGGCAGAGTATCCGGTCGACGACGACCTCGCGTGGTGTTACGAGGCGGTGCAGGGCGTCTCCCGCACCTTCGCCATCACCATCGAGGAGCTAGAGGAGCCGACCGCCCGCCACATCTGTCTGGGCTACCTCCTCTGCCGCGTCGCCGACACGGTCGAGGACGCGGGACACATCCCCCCCGCGGAGAAGGCGGACCTGCTGCGTCTCTATGCGGACGTGCTCGATGCCGACGAACCGGCGACCGCCGATGAGTTCAGGAGCGCGGTCGACGAGTGGCTCCCCCAGAAGCTCGACGACGACTGGACCGTCGTCGCCGAGTCGCCCCGCGTCGTGCGGACGTACCGCCGCCTCCCGCCGGAGGCGAAGGAGGCCATCCTCCCGCCGGTGCTCGAACTCACGAACGGGATGGCCGAGTTCGTCGAGCGCCACGCGGAGTCGGGTGGACTGCGCATCCAGACGCTCGACGAGCTGGAGGAGTACTGCTGGTACGTCGCGGGCACCGTCGGCTCGCTGGTGACCGGTCTCGTGACCCGTGGCACGACCGACACCCGCGAGTCTCGGCTCCGCGAGAACGCCCGGTCGTTCGGGCTGCTCCTCCAGCTGGTAAACGTCGCGAAGGACGTCAGCGACGACTACCACGAGGAGAACAACGTCTACCTGCCGGCGGAGTGGCTCGAATCGGAGGGCGTCGACCGCGACGCGGTGTGTGACCCCGAGAACGAGGAGGCGGTCGCGACGGTCATCGAGCGCGTCGTCGACCACGCCTCCGGCTACCTCGACGACACGCAGACCTACCTCGAAGCCCTCCCGGAGCGCCGGGGGAACACGCTGTCGGCGTGGGGCATCCCGTACCTGCTCGCCGTGGCGACCCTGCGCGAGCTCCGCGAGCGACCGGCCGACGTGGTCCGCGAGGGCGGCGTGAAGGTCTCGCGGATGGAGGTCATCGCCATCATCCGCTGGTTCCGCGAGGGCGGCGACCGGCAGGCGCTCGAACGGGTGCGCCAGACCATCGAGCAGAAGCCGCTGCACGAAGCCGACCTCTCCTGA
- a CDS encoding KEOPS complex subunit Pcc1: protein MPANETVLEFEYDDDATATLVAESVRPEVGEIASDRSTTSLRRDGSTVVVTVAAADRVALRAGINTWIRLVDVAERTRGLVTGS, encoded by the coding sequence ATGCCCGCGAACGAGACCGTTCTGGAGTTCGAGTACGACGACGACGCGACGGCGACGCTGGTCGCCGAGAGCGTCCGTCCGGAGGTCGGTGAGATCGCGAGCGACCGCTCCACAACCAGCCTCCGACGCGACGGTAGCACCGTCGTCGTGACCGTTGCGGCCGCGGACCGGGTCGCGCTGCGTGCCGGGATCAACACGTGGATTCGACTCGTCGACGTGGCCGAGCGCACGCGGGGGCTCGTAACCGGCTCCTGA
- a CDS encoding acyl-CoA dehydrogenase, with translation MDFSLNAEQAQIRDMVAEFVDEEVVPVADEIDHEDEFPAELVGEMADLGLMGMPFPEEYGGAGLDYHSYAIGLEEISRGSGGLGTIVAAHISLAGNMIYEFGDEAQKQEYLTPLAEGTDIGAFALSEPQAGSDVPAMETTAERDGDEYVIDGGKLWISNGSVADTVTVFAKTDPDAGNKGISSFIVRPEEDDGFHVEGTEDKLGDKGCPTAELRFDDMRIPADRLLGEEGDGFVHALKTLNGGRITIAARGVGIARAALDQAGEYALQREQFDQPIAEFQAIKHKIADMDTKIQAAKMLMHRAADKKIRGETFIKEAAQAKLYASEISLEVANEGIQIHGGYGYTKDFPAERFYRDAKLNEIYEGTSEVLRNTIGDQVLDE, from the coding sequence ATGGACTTCAGCCTCAATGCGGAGCAGGCCCAGATACGGGACATGGTCGCGGAGTTCGTCGACGAGGAGGTCGTCCCCGTCGCCGACGAGATCGACCACGAGGACGAGTTCCCCGCCGAGCTCGTGGGGGAGATGGCCGACCTCGGCCTGATGGGGATGCCGTTCCCCGAGGAGTACGGCGGTGCCGGCCTCGACTACCACAGCTACGCCATCGGCCTCGAGGAGATATCGCGGGGCTCCGGTGGCCTCGGGACCATCGTCGCCGCGCACATCTCGCTGGCGGGCAACATGATCTACGAGTTCGGCGACGAGGCCCAGAAACAGGAGTACCTCACGCCGCTCGCCGAGGGCACCGACATCGGCGCGTTCGCCCTCTCGGAGCCCCAGGCTGGCTCGGACGTGCCCGCGATGGAGACGACCGCCGAGCGCGACGGCGACGAGTACGTCATCGACGGCGGCAAGCTCTGGATCTCCAACGGCTCCGTCGCCGACACCGTCACGGTCTTCGCGAAGACCGACCCCGACGCCGGCAACAAGGGCATCTCCTCGTTCATCGTCCGCCCGGAGGAGGACGACGGCTTCCACGTCGAGGGAACCGAGGACAAGCTCGGCGACAAGGGCTGTCCGACCGCCGAGCTCCGCTTCGACGACATGCGCATCCCCGCCGACCGCCTGCTCGGCGAGGAGGGCGACGGGTTCGTCCACGCGCTGAAGACGCTCAACGGCGGCCGCATCACCATCGCGGCCCGCGGCGTCGGCATCGCCCGCGCCGCGCTCGACCAGGCGGGGGAGTACGCCCTGCAGCGCGAGCAGTTCGACCAGCCCATCGCCGAGTTCCAGGCGATCAAGCACAAGATCGCGGACATGGACACGAAGATCCAGGCCGCGAAGATGCTGATGCACCGTGCCGCGGACAAGAAGATCCGCGGCGAGACGTTCATCAAGGAGGCCGCACAGGCGAAGCTCTACGCCTCCGAGATCTCCCTCGAGGTGGCCAACGAGGGCATCCAGATCCACGGCGGCTACGGCTACACGAAGGACTTCCCCGCCGAGCGCTTCTACCGCGACGCGAAGCTCAACGAGATCTACGAGGGCACCAGCGAGGTCCTCCGGAACACCATCGGCGACCAGGTGCTCGACGAGTAG
- a CDS encoding GMP synthase subunit A: MTRIVVVDNHGQFTHLEHRALRDMGVESEVVDNETPASDVEADGIVLSGGPDMDRRGESATYLEMDVPVLGICLGMQIIAKELGGSVGAGEYGGYADVTVDILDEDDPLVGSLAPETRVWASHADEVTAVPEGFAITGRSDVCDIESMSDPDRDLYGVQWHPEVSHTEEGQEVFENFLALCE, translated from the coding sequence ATGACGCGCATCGTCGTGGTGGACAACCACGGGCAGTTTACACACCTTGAACACCGGGCACTGCGGGATATGGGAGTCGAGAGCGAGGTCGTCGACAACGAGACACCAGCCTCGGACGTCGAGGCCGATGGCATCGTTCTCTCCGGCGGCCCCGACATGGACCGGCGCGGGGAGTCGGCCACGTACCTGGAGATGGACGTCCCAGTGCTCGGCATCTGTCTCGGCATGCAGATCATCGCGAAGGAGCTCGGCGGGTCGGTCGGCGCGGGCGAGTACGGTGGCTACGCCGACGTGACCGTCGATATCCTCGACGAGGACGACCCACTCGTCGGCTCGCTCGCCCCCGAGACGCGAGTCTGGGCGAGCCACGCCGACGAGGTCACGGCGGTCCCCGAGGGCTTTGCCATCACTGGCCGGTCCGACGTCTGCGACATCGAGTCGATGAGCGACCCCGACCGCGACCTCTACGGCGTCCAGTGGCACCCCGAGGTCAGCCACACCGAGGAGGGACAGGAAGTGTTCGAGAACTTCCTCGCGCTGTGTGAGTGA
- a CDS encoding prefoldin subunit beta: MQGNLPPEAQEKIEELQDLQETAQQVAMQKQEADSQLTEAQTALDELEDIDEDTQMYREVGELLVATDYDEASEALDDKVSSLEIRVETLEKQEERVQEQFESLQEELQNMLGGMGGGMGGAGGA; this comes from the coding sequence ATGCAAGGAAATCTGCCGCCGGAAGCACAGGAGAAGATAGAGGAGCTGCAGGACCTGCAGGAGACGGCACAGCAGGTCGCTATGCAGAAGCAGGAGGCCGACTCTCAGCTCACCGAGGCCCAGACGGCCCTCGACGAGCTCGAGGACATCGACGAGGACACACAGATGTACCGCGAGGTCGGTGAGCTGCTCGTCGCCACGGACTACGACGAGGCCAGCGAGGCACTCGACGACAAGGTCTCCAGCCTGGAGATTCGCGTCGAGACCCTCGAGAAGCAGGAAGAGCGCGTCCAGGAGCAGTTCGAGTCGCTCCAGGAGGAGCTCCAGAACATGCTCGGCGGTATGGGCGGCGGCATGGGCGGCGCCGGCGGCGCGTAA
- a CDS encoding PadR family transcriptional regulator produces MTKFIQSGRRRDLCFLLHDAGELQAQALKTRLERHYDERIEPKSFYGALDALESAGFVETHTDGLYDVYSLTDAGRARVDEHVDWVVGLTRSGE; encoded by the coding sequence ATGACGAAGTTCATCCAGAGTGGACGGCGACGCGACCTCTGCTTCCTCCTCCACGACGCCGGCGAGCTCCAGGCGCAGGCGCTGAAGACCCGGCTCGAACGGCACTACGACGAGCGCATCGAGCCGAAGTCGTTCTACGGCGCGCTCGACGCGCTGGAGTCGGCGGGATTCGTCGAGACACACACGGATGGGCTGTACGACGTGTACTCGCTGACCGACGCCGGGCGGGCGCGGGTGGACGAGCACGTGGACTGGGTGGTCGGGCTGACCCGGTCCGGGGAGTAG
- a CDS encoding DUF7410 domain-containing protein — MTASTDPRHDRTDTPSDTHVPEGITAHRCPYCDRPFRREDQRTLHIGLSHYDRMTEAEEAAFRDVYAAEEEELGLYRLKLVGALVVVYFGMLLLYAVVT; from the coding sequence ATGACAGCCAGCACCGACCCCCGCCACGACCGGACCGACACCCCCTCGGACACGCACGTCCCCGAGGGCATCACGGCCCACCGCTGTCCGTACTGCGACCGGCCGTTCCGCCGCGAGGACCAGCGCACGCTCCACATCGGGCTGAGCCACTACGACCGGATGACGGAGGCCGAGGAAGCGGCCTTCCGCGACGTGTACGCGGCCGAGGAGGAGGAGCTGGGACTCTACCGATTGAAGCTGGTCGGCGCGCTCGTCGTCGTCTACTTCGGGATGTTGCTGCTGTACGCCGTCGTCACCTGA
- a CDS encoding cytochrome c oxidase subunit 3: MTVAEESGDDHGHHLPAVEDWPRGFGEASWWPFVAALGAGGIYLGAALYVLVSRNLVGYGVFAGAAILSTLLFLVGLFGWLYHAFIVSFWERGADEHSAHKLRWGMVAFLGSEVATFSAGFVYYFFVRVGDVGAVPHLFGSLVIVNTALLVASSFTIHFAHTSLLKGNRRRFIGLLGATLVLGLVFIAGQVYEYYEFIVHDGFALGNDAFSQVFASGFYALTGLHGLHVSLGAVLIGIVFVRAIRGQYSAERHVSVSTVSMYWHFVDIVWIFLVVVLYVGAPAA, translated from the coding sequence ATGACAGTTGCCGAAGAATCCGGGGACGACCACGGGCACCACCTGCCGGCCGTCGAGGACTGGCCGCGCGGGTTCGGCGAGGCCAGCTGGTGGCCGTTCGTCGCCGCACTCGGTGCCGGTGGTATCTACCTCGGTGCCGCGTTGTACGTGCTCGTATCGAGGAACCTCGTGGGCTACGGCGTGTTCGCCGGGGCCGCCATCCTGAGCACGCTCCTGTTCCTGGTCGGGCTGTTCGGCTGGCTCTACCACGCATTCATCGTCTCCTTCTGGGAGCGCGGTGCCGACGAACACAGCGCACACAAGCTCAGATGGGGAATGGTCGCGTTCCTCGGTTCCGAGGTCGCCACCTTCAGCGCGGGCTTCGTGTACTACTTCTTCGTCCGTGTCGGTGACGTGGGCGCGGTGCCCCACCTGTTCGGGAGTCTCGTCATCGTCAACACGGCACTGCTGGTCGCCTCCAGCTTCACCATCCACTTCGCGCACACGTCGCTGCTGAAGGGCAACCGCAGGCGGTTCATCGGCCTGCTCGGCGCGACGCTCGTCCTCGGGCTGGTGTTCATCGCCGGTCAGGTGTACGAGTACTACGAGTTCATCGTCCACGACGGCTTCGCGCTCGGCAACGACGCGTTCAGCCAGGTGTTCGCCAGCGGCTTCTACGCGCTGACCGGCCTGCACGGCCTGCACGTCAGCCTCGGCGCGGTGCTCATCGGTATCGTCTTCGTGCGCGCCATCCGCGGCCAGTACTCCGCCGAGCGCCACGTCTCCGTGAGCACGGTCTCGATGTACTGGCACTTCGTCGACATCGTCTGGATCTTCCTCGTCGTCGTCCTGTACGTCGGCGCACCCGCGGCGTAA
- a CDS encoding DUF3194 domain-containing protein — protein sequence MSEPTDEEVVQVAAEAAEGLVRSRFKQSNVRDLDVTVTFEDGVLDVDVYLNAPEGDADAEAVADEAARAAQAAVDELFEDA from the coding sequence ATGAGCGAACCGACGGACGAGGAGGTCGTGCAGGTCGCCGCTGAGGCGGCCGAAGGCCTCGTCCGCTCCCGTTTCAAGCAGTCGAACGTCCGCGACCTCGACGTGACCGTCACGTTCGAGGACGGCGTGCTCGACGTCGACGTCTACCTGAACGCGCCCGAGGGCGACGCCGACGCGGAGGCGGTCGCCGACGAGGCCGCACGCGCGGCGCAGGCGGCCGTCGACGAGCTGTTCGAGGACGCCTAG
- a CDS encoding 3-hydroxyacyl-CoA dehydrogenase family protein, whose translation MVHDLDSIERIGVVGAGTMGSGIAQVAATNGYAVTMRDIEEQFVENGFDSIESSLDRFVGKETLSREDADAALDRIDGTTALGDLADCDVVVEAAVENMDVKQDIFADLEDVVDDDCLLATNTSTLSITTIAAATESPERVVGLHFMNPVPIMEGVEVVDGEKTGEDALDLAHGIAEALGKTTWESDDKPGFVTNRVLMPWINEGIRAYDEGVATKDDMDRGMKLGTNVPMGPLELADHIGLDVCLHASETLHEELGDRYKPAYLLKRKVDAGDLGKKTGTGFYEYE comes from the coding sequence ATGGTACACGACCTCGACAGCATCGAGCGTATCGGCGTCGTCGGCGCGGGCACCATGGGCAGCGGCATCGCACAGGTCGCCGCGACGAACGGCTACGCCGTGACGATGCGCGACATCGAGGAGCAGTTCGTCGAGAACGGCTTCGACTCCATCGAGAGCAGCCTCGACCGCTTCGTCGGCAAGGAGACACTCTCCCGCGAGGACGCCGACGCGGCGCTCGACCGCATCGACGGCACCACCGCCCTCGGCGACCTCGCCGACTGCGACGTGGTCGTCGAGGCGGCCGTCGAGAACATGGACGTCAAGCAGGACATCTTCGCCGATCTCGAAGACGTGGTCGACGACGACTGCCTGCTCGCGACGAACACCAGCACGCTCTCCATCACGACCATCGCCGCCGCCACCGAGTCACCGGAACGCGTCGTCGGCCTGCACTTCATGAACCCCGTCCCCATCATGGAGGGCGTCGAGGTCGTCGACGGTGAGAAGACCGGCGAGGACGCGCTCGACCTCGCTCACGGCATCGCCGAGGCGCTCGGCAAGACCACCTGGGAGTCCGACGACAAACCCGGCTTCGTCACCAACCGCGTGCTCATGCCCTGGATCAACGAGGGCATCCGCGCCTACGACGAGGGCGTCGCCACCAAGGACGACATGGACCGCGGGATGAAACTCGGCACGAACGTCCCGATGGGCCCCCTCGAACTCGCCGACCACATCGGCCTCGACGTCTGTCTCCACGCCAGCGAGACGCTCCACGAGGAGCTCGGCGACCGCTACAAGCCCGCCTACCTGCTCAAGCGCAAGGTCGACGCGGGCGACCTCGGCAAGAAGACCGGCACGGGCTTCTACGAATACGAGTAG
- a CDS encoding MarR family transcriptional regulator — protein MSATEPRTSEPPTGSWDDVRDLPPSAKLVAKVLEYNDTLTQSELAEETLLPPRTVRYALNRLEEENVVHSRFSFSDARKRLYTLTVE, from the coding sequence ATGAGCGCAACCGAGCCAAGAACGAGCGAACCTCCCACCGGTAGCTGGGACGACGTACGGGACCTGCCACCGAGCGCGAAGCTCGTCGCGAAGGTCCTGGAGTACAACGACACGTTGACCCAGAGCGAACTCGCCGAGGAGACGCTGCTCCCGCCGCGCACCGTCCGCTACGCGCTGAACCGCCTCGAGGAAGAGAACGTCGTCCACTCGCGGTTCTCGTTTTCCGACGCCCGTAAGCGACTCTACACCCTCACGGTCGAGTGA
- a CDS encoding DUF2070 family protein, with product MTTTQGDLASLSRYIFRAPQWYTSLAFAMVVAGVTGVGVFDDGFFLEGFTQGIFFIGVPTVVASLLTGAVDQRLGGQLTAGRSSLLALLCEILVVVFLAVGGVVALVGGFGQNFVFDVLYAGLASIFALRLLIVAAVSSHSIPRAAVPASIQTVAAAALLFVYSGTSRYLEVGGPLVQAYLSRAEHTEIQLSPIVPGDFVILGLVCLLYGSAVWLFLVIIDRPWKRSLGVSVRDFLGGFIGHIAEDSRELETFFEELGEEALVPVTVLGFRRGDGSEKARAVLPMVHPGPMGEIGGGNLPERVARATEGMALPPHATAGHDFNLVTEREVDTIVETAAAANDALSVGGGATRSVRTTSGDAKLLAQAFGDDILLVNTHSPRFADDVDYAVGLSAVAEARSGGFDEALLVDAHNCNNGLRGDDLGHVTPGSERSFDIMEAARKAAEELHDAERNPFELGVAWEPTDWEPEDGIGPLGVRVACVDVADEVTAYVLVDGNNMEPGVRERLIDGLPDAVDRAEVMTTDTHVVNRVESSNQVGEALDVDELVELVADLADRALADREPVEAGMATERARVTVFGNDRTETLASHANAMVSMGGALAVLLTMAAMGLSVVVFLLS from the coding sequence ATGACCACCACCCAGGGCGACCTCGCGAGCCTCTCGCGGTACATCTTCCGCGCCCCACAGTGGTACACGAGTCTCGCGTTCGCGATGGTGGTCGCCGGTGTCACCGGTGTCGGCGTCTTCGACGACGGCTTCTTTCTCGAAGGGTTCACGCAGGGTATCTTCTTCATCGGCGTCCCGACGGTCGTCGCGAGCCTGCTGACGGGGGCCGTCGACCAGCGACTCGGCGGACAGCTCACCGCCGGCCGCTCGTCGCTGCTCGCGCTGCTCTGTGAGATACTCGTCGTCGTCTTCCTCGCCGTCGGCGGGGTCGTGGCGCTGGTGGGTGGCTTCGGCCAGAACTTCGTGTTCGACGTGCTGTACGCCGGCCTCGCGTCCATCTTCGCGCTCCGGCTGCTGATCGTCGCCGCGGTGTCGAGCCACTCCATCCCCCGTGCTGCGGTTCCGGCGAGCATCCAGACCGTCGCCGCCGCGGCGCTCCTGTTCGTCTACAGCGGGACGAGCCGCTATCTCGAGGTCGGTGGCCCGCTCGTCCAGGCGTACCTCTCGCGGGCCGAACACACCGAGATACAGCTCTCGCCCATCGTCCCCGGCGACTTCGTCATCCTCGGACTCGTCTGCCTGCTGTACGGCTCGGCGGTGTGGCTCTTCCTCGTCATCATCGACCGACCGTGGAAGCGCAGCCTCGGCGTCTCCGTGCGGGACTTCCTCGGCGGCTTCATCGGCCACATCGCCGAGGACTCGCGCGAACTCGAGACCTTCTTCGAGGAGCTCGGCGAGGAGGCCCTCGTGCCGGTGACCGTCCTCGGCTTCCGCCGCGGCGACGGCTCCGAGAAGGCCCGGGCCGTCCTCCCGATGGTCCACCCCGGTCCGATGGGCGAGATCGGTGGCGGGAACCTGCCCGAACGGGTCGCCCGCGCGACAGAGGGGATGGCGCTCCCGCCACACGCGACCGCCGGTCACGACTTCAACCTCGTCACCGAGCGCGAGGTCGACACCATCGTCGAGACGGCCGCCGCTGCGAACGACGCGCTCTCCGTCGGTGGCGGCGCGACGAGGAGCGTCCGGACAACCTCGGGCGACGCGAAGCTGCTAGCGCAGGCGTTCGGCGACGACATCCTGCTCGTGAACACGCACTCCCCCAGATTCGCCGACGACGTGGACTACGCGGTCGGCCTCTCCGCCGTCGCGGAGGCGCGCTCCGGCGGTTTCGACGAGGCGTTGCTCGTGGACGCCCACAACTGCAACAACGGCCTCCGCGGCGACGACCTCGGCCACGTCACGCCGGGGAGCGAGCGCTCGTTCGACATCATGGAGGCCGCACGCAAGGCCGCCGAGGAGCTCCACGACGCCGAACGCAACCCGTTCGAGCTCGGCGTCGCCTGGGAGCCCACCGACTGGGAGCCCGAGGACGGTATCGGCCCCCTCGGCGTCCGGGTGGCCTGCGTCGACGTCGCCGACGAGGTGACGGCGTACGTGCTCGTGGACGGGAACAACATGGAGCCCGGCGTCAGAGAACGACTCATCGACGGCCTCCCCGACGCGGTCGACCGCGCCGAGGTGATGACCACCGACACACACGTCGTCAACAGGGTCGAGTCGAGCAACCAGGTCGGTGAGGCGCTCGACGTGGACGAACTCGTCGAACTGGTCGCCGACCTCGCCGACCGTGCACTCGCCGACCGCGAACCTGTCGAGGCCGGGATGGCCACGGAGCGCGCTCGCGTCACGGTGTTCGGCAACGACAGAACGGAGACGCTGGCGAGCCACGCCAACGCGATGGTGTCGATGGGCGGGGCGCTCGCCGTGTTGTTGACGATGGCCGCGATGGGCCTGAGTGTCGTCGTCTTCCTGCTGTCCTAG
- the pan1 gene encoding proteasome-activating nucleotidase Pan1, with amino-acid sequence MTDTVDDVDLPYNEEETSKQEKIAALQERLEVLEAQNDEMRDKLLDANAENNKYQQKLERLTHENKKLKQSPLFVATIQELTDEGVIIKQHGNNQEALTEVTDEMRAEIEPDMRVAVNNSLSIVKTLSNETDVRARVMEVTESPEVSYGDIGGLEEQMQEVRETVEMPLEKPEMFTEVGIDPPSGVLLHGPPGTGKTMLAKAVANETDATFIKMAGSELVHKFIGEGAKLVRDLFQVARDHEPAVIFIDEIDAIAAKRTESKTSGDAEVQRTMMQLLSEMDGFEERGDIRIIAATNRFDMLDRAILRPGRFDRLIEVPKPDVEGREIIFQIHTRDMNVSDDVDYAELAELANEASGADVKAICTEAGMFAIRDDRRTIEKRDFEEAWEKIQAESNENEDEISKTFA; translated from the coding sequence ATGACCGACACGGTGGACGACGTCGACCTCCCCTACAACGAGGAGGAGACGTCCAAACAGGAGAAGATCGCGGCGTTGCAGGAGCGGCTCGAGGTGCTGGAAGCGCAGAACGACGAGATGCGCGACAAGCTCCTCGACGCCAACGCGGAGAACAACAAGTACCAGCAGAAGCTGGAGCGGCTCACCCACGAGAACAAGAAGCTGAAGCAGTCGCCGCTGTTCGTCGCCACCATCCAGGAGCTGACCGACGAGGGCGTCATCATCAAGCAGCACGGGAACAACCAGGAGGCGCTCACCGAGGTCACCGACGAGATGCGCGCGGAGATCGAACCCGACATGCGCGTCGCCGTCAACAACTCTCTCTCTATCGTGAAGACGCTGAGCAACGAGACCGACGTCCGCGCCCGCGTGATGGAGGTCACCGAGAGCCCCGAGGTCTCCTACGGCGACATCGGCGGCCTCGAAGAGCAGATGCAGGAGGTCCGCGAGACCGTCGAGATGCCGCTGGAGAAGCCCGAGATGTTCACCGAGGTCGGTATCGACCCGCCGTCCGGCGTCCTCCTCCACGGCCCGCCGGGGACGGGGAAGACGATGCTGGCGAAGGCCGTCGCGAACGAGACCGACGCCACCTTCATCAAGATGGCCGGCTCCGAGCTCGTCCACAAGTTCATCGGCGAGGGCGCGAAGCTCGTCCGCGACCTGTTCCAGGTCGCCCGCGACCACGAGCCCGCCGTCATCTTCATCGACGAGATCGACGCCATCGCCGCCAAGCGCACCGAATCCAAGACCTCCGGCGACGCCGAGGTCCAGCGTACGATGATGCAGCTGCTCTCCGAGATGGACGGCTTCGAGGAACGTGGCGACATCCGCATCATCGCCGCGACGAACCGCTTCGACATGCTCGACCGCGCCATCCTCCGCCCCGGCCGGTTCGACCGCCTCATCGAGGTGCCCAAGCCCGACGTGGAAGGTCGCGAGATCATCTTCCAGATCCACACTCGCGACATGAACGTCTCCGACGATGTCGACTACGCCGAGCTCGCCGAGTTGGCAAACGAGGCATCCGGTGCCGACGTGAAGGCGATCTGTACCGAGGCCGGGATGTTCGCCATCCGCGACGACCGCCGGACCATCGAGAAGCGCGACTTCGAGGAGGCCTGGGAGAAGATCCAGGCGGAGAGCAACGAGAACGAGGACGAGATCTCGAAGACGTTCGCCTGA
- a CDS encoding 50S ribosomal protein L37ae, with protein sequence MAKKKGKTGSAGRFGARYGRVSRRRVAEIEDEMRNSKVDGDDVKRVGTGIWVNEETGEKFTGGTYRAQTPAGKTVRRSIRAALADDSDDDE encoded by the coding sequence ATGGCCAAGAAAAAGGGAAAGACCGGTAGCGCCGGTCGTTTCGGCGCACGCTACGGTCGTGTCTCGCGACGCCGTGTCGCCGAGATCGAGGACGAGATGCGGAACTCCAAGGTCGATGGCGACGACGTCAAGCGCGTCGGCACCGGCATCTGGGTCAACGAGGAGACCGGCGAGAAGTTCACCGGTGGCACGTACCGCGCCCAGACGCCCGCGGGCAAGACCGTCCGGCGCTCCATCCGCGCCGCGCTCGCCGACGACAGCGACGACGACGAATGA